In one window of Desulfobulbaceae bacterium DNA:
- the secG gene encoding preprotein translocase subunit SecG yields the protein MVTLLTIVHISVCFFLIVIVLLQHGKGADMGASFGGGSGQTVFGTEGPLPLLNKITTTGAIVFMITSVSLAYYSANTSKSSVMKSMRVTAPIEQQVDIAPTPVEVPMTPETQVQSEGKTDPTAQFPGAKTTDTPAAAPQTQEVKIPAESQPKEAAPAQKQEQ from the coding sequence ATGGTCACCCTGTTAACAATTGTTCATATCTCTGTCTGTTTCTTCCTAATCGTTATCGTGCTCCTTCAGCACGGCAAGGGGGCTGACATGGGTGCCTCCTTTGGTGGCGGCTCAGGACAGACAGTATTCGGCACAGAAGGTCCATTGCCATTGCTTAACAAAATCACCACGACTGGTGCCATTGTTTTTATGATTACTTCCGTCTCATTGGCCTACTACTCCGCCAACACTTCCAAAAGTTCGGTGATGAAGTCAATGCGCGTAACTGCACCAATTGAGCAACAAGTCGATATTGCACCGACTCCGGTCGAAGTGCCAATGACCCCGGAAACACAGGTCCAGAGCGAAGGCAAGACTGACCCAACGGCCCAATTCCCCGGCGCCAAGACCACAGACACACCTGCTGCAGCACCTCAAACACAAGAGGTTAAAATACCGGCTGAGTCTCAACCAAAGGAGGCTGCTCCAGCCCAAAAACAAGAACAATAA
- a CDS encoding triose-phosphate isomerase: MPRRTLIAGNWKMHLTLAEAAKLATAVGLATTDAECEVMIAPPFTSLPTVAEALRGTKVLLGSQNACWADKGAFTGEISPLMLKEIGCTLVILGHSERRHLFHEDNSMINLRLQGVMSFGLIPVLCIGETLEQRQNGHTIQVLESQLREGLAAVTLDDPNHLIIAYEPVWAIGTGQTASTEQAQDAHAFIRTILADLFKKTVASGIRILYGGSVKSDNVDALMGQADIDGALVGGAALQIDSFARIIHHRTGA, translated from the coding sequence ATGCCGCGCCGCACCTTAATTGCCGGAAACTGGAAAATGCACCTTACCCTTGCGGAAGCCGCAAAACTCGCTACTGCCGTAGGACTTGCTACTACTGACGCCGAATGCGAAGTCATGATCGCTCCGCCATTTACCTCTTTGCCCACCGTGGCCGAAGCGCTGCGCGGAACCAAGGTTCTGCTTGGTTCCCAAAATGCCTGTTGGGCGGATAAAGGTGCCTTTACCGGGGAGATTTCTCCCTTGATGCTCAAGGAAATCGGGTGCACCCTTGTGATCCTCGGCCACTCCGAGCGCCGCCACCTGTTTCACGAAGATAACTCCATGATCAACCTTCGCCTGCAAGGAGTCATGTCCTTTGGTCTAATTCCAGTGCTCTGCATTGGCGAAACTCTGGAGCAACGCCAGAATGGTCACACCATACAAGTGCTTGAGTCCCAGCTCCGCGAAGGGCTTGCCGCTGTCACCCTGGACGATCCAAACCACCTGATAATCGCTTACGAGCCGGTCTGGGCCATTGGTACCGGCCAGACGGCATCCACCGAGCAGGCCCAAGACGCCCATGCCTTTATCCGAACAATTCTCGCCGACCTTTTTAAGAAAACTGTTGCTAGTGGAATTAGAATATTGTATGGTGGCTCGGTCAAATCGGACAACGTTGATGCCTTAATGGGCCAGGCGGACATTGATGGCGCGCTCGTCGGTGGCGCCGCGTTGCAAATTGATTCTTTTGCCCGGATCATTCATCATCGAACCGGCGCATAA
- a CDS encoding phosphoglycerate kinase yields MMQIHDLDVTNKRVLMRVDFNVPMDSSGNITDDTRIQGVLPTIRLLIEKNARVVLCSHCGRPKGQRLEKFSLAPAAKRLSELLKQPVLMAPDCLGPESMAMADGLKAGEIMLLENLRFHPEEQKNDPDFAKALSAFGDCYINDAFAVSHRADASVEGVTHYFTAKAAGLLLYREIEFFNKAVINPARPLMAILGGAKVSSKLSAIRNMLDRVNGMIIGGAMANTFLKAQGHDIGSSLVENDLLDTARELLSLASNKNITIHLPTDFVVADTFAADATTRIVGLDKVPNGWMILDIGPDSAASFTKALAEAKTIVWNGPMGAFEMTPFANGSTALVQAVTNSSALSIVGGGDTNALINQANAGNKVSYMSTGGGAFLELMEGKQLPGVTALD; encoded by the coding sequence ATGATGCAAATACACGATCTTGATGTGACCAACAAACGAGTCCTGATGCGGGTGGACTTTAATGTCCCCATGGATAGCAGTGGGAACATCACCGATGACACCAGGATACAGGGAGTGCTACCCACGATCAGACTCCTGATCGAAAAAAACGCCAGAGTCGTACTCTGCTCCCATTGCGGACGTCCCAAGGGACAACGCCTGGAAAAATTCTCTCTGGCCCCTGCGGCAAAGCGGCTCAGTGAACTTTTGAAACAGCCGGTCCTCATGGCCCCTGACTGTTTGGGACCAGAATCCATGGCCATGGCTGACGGTCTCAAGGCAGGCGAAATAATGCTTCTTGAAAATCTCCGTTTTCATCCTGAAGAACAAAAAAACGATCCTGACTTTGCCAAGGCTCTGTCCGCCTTTGGTGATTGCTATATCAACGATGCCTTCGCTGTCTCCCACAGGGCAGACGCATCGGTCGAGGGGGTAACCCACTATTTCACCGCCAAGGCTGCCGGCCTGCTACTCTACCGAGAGATTGAATTCTTCAATAAGGCGGTAATCAATCCAGCCCGTCCATTAATGGCGATCCTCGGCGGCGCCAAGGTCTCCTCAAAACTATCGGCCATCCGCAACATGCTCGACCGGGTTAACGGGATGATTATCGGCGGGGCTATGGCTAACACCTTTCTCAAGGCCCAAGGCCACGACATCGGCTCATCTCTGGTTGAAAACGATCTGCTCGACACCGCCCGCGAGCTTCTGAGTCTGGCCAGTAACAAGAACATAACCATCCACCTGCCCACGGATTTTGTAGTGGCTGATACCTTTGCCGCCGACGCGACAACCCGGATAGTAGGGCTGGACAAGGTCCCGAACGGATGGATGATCCTAGACATCGGCCCAGACAGCGCAGCATCCTTCACCAAAGCTCTCGCTGAAGCCAAGACCATCGTCTGGAACGGCCCCATGGGAGCTTTTGAAATGACGCCATTTGCCAACGGCTCAACAGCCCTGGTCCAAGCGGTCACCAACAGCTCCGCTCTTTCCATAGTGGGTGGCGGCGATACCAATGCCCTCATCAACCAGGCCAATGCCGGCAATAAGGTCTCCTACATGTCCACCGGCGGCGGGGCCTTTCTTGAATTGATGGAAGGGAAACAACTCCCTGGGGTCACGGCCTTAGACTAA